Proteins encoded together in one Coffea arabica cultivar ET-39 chromosome 2c, Coffea Arabica ET-39 HiFi, whole genome shotgun sequence window:
- the LOC140003983 gene encoding protein ABA AND ROS SENSITIVE 1-like isoform X2, which produces MDAQAKKKALYRAKLNAQKKEKRIDSPLVRYNEHDQPVCKVCDVVLKSESLWPAHQASRKHHEAINNLKASAAAVNRANGAKPDPSKDMARPKTEQRDDLHNHKPEPSSGLPKPRPSSVLPSDFFDNHEGKRQKKGWNAPVVAETQAVDPFASNSKLDGFAKNRIADTSVDIQFSKEKGLTSKKTAVPESKQVKGALPEGFFDDKDADLRARGITPVKLDVKDEYKEFEKLIQEDLQEIDNRLEEEEIDAAEMIEEAETVEQRTYRERVKMLRRKKMELKAARSSVDGNGIQDLGKKSINEESSSDDDSDENLTVDWRAKHL; this is translated from the exons ATGGATGCACAAGCAAAGAAGAAAGCGCTGTATAGGGCGAAATTAAATGCGCAGAAGAAAGAGAAGCGTATTGATTCTCCCCTTGTTAG GTACAACGAACATGATCAACCAGTATGTAAAGTTTGTGATGTTGTTTTGAAATCTGAGTCTCTTTGGCCTGCTCATCAAGCTTCTCGTAAACATCATGAA GCAATTAACAATCTCAAGGCTAGTGCTGCTGCAGTAAATCGAGCTAATGGTGCAAAGCCTGATCCTTCTAAGGATATGGCGAGGCCAAAAACTGAACAGCGGGATGATTTACATAATCATAAGCCTGAACCTTCCAGTGGATTACCTAAACCTCGACCATCCTCTGTGCTTCCTTCTGATTTTTTTGACAATCATGAGGGAAAGAGGCAAAAGAAGG GTTGGAATGCTCCTGTGGTTGCAGAAACTCAAGCGGTAGATCCCTTTGCCTCAAACAGTAAATTGGATGGCTTTGCTAAGAATAGAATTGCTGATACAAGTGTTGACATTCAGTTTTCCAAAGAAAAAGGCCTGACATCCAAAAAGACTGCTGTCCCTGAATCTAAGCAAGTCAAAGGAGCTCTTCCTGAGGGTTTTTTTGATGACAAAGATGCAGACCTTCGTGCACGTGGCATTACACCTGTTAAACTGGATGTCAA GGATGAGTACAAGGAATTTGAAAAGTTGATTCAGGAAGACTTGCAAGAAATCGATAATCGTTTGGAAGAAGAAGAG ATTGATGCTGCTGAAATGATAGAAGAGGCTGAAACTGTGGAGCAAAG GACCTATAGAGAGAGAGTGAAGATGTTgaggaggaagaaaatggagcTTAAAGCTGCTAGGTCTTCTGTGGATGGTAATGGTATtcaagatttgggcaagaaatcTATCAACGAGGAGTCATCAAGTGATGATGACAGTGATGAGAATTTAACAGTCGATTGGCGAGCAAAGCATTTGTAA
- the LOC140003983 gene encoding protein ABA AND ROS SENSITIVE 1-like isoform X3 yields the protein MDAQAKKKALYRAKLNAQKKEKRIDSPLVRYNEHDQPVCKVCDVVLKSESLWPAHQASRKHHEAINNLKASAAAVNRANGAKPDPSKDMARPKTEQRDDLHNHKPEPSSGLPKPRPSSVLPSDFFDNHEGKRQKKETQAVDPFASNSKLDGFAKNRIADTSVDIQFSKEKGLTSKKTAVPESKQVKGALPEGFFDDKDADLRARGITPVKLDVKDEYKEFEKLIQEDLQEIDNRLEEEEIDAAEMIEEAETVEQRTYRERVKMLRRKKMELKAARSSVDGNGIQDLGKKSINEESSSDDDSDENLTVDWRAKHL from the exons ATGGATGCACAAGCAAAGAAGAAAGCGCTGTATAGGGCGAAATTAAATGCGCAGAAGAAAGAGAAGCGTATTGATTCTCCCCTTGTTAG GTACAACGAACATGATCAACCAGTATGTAAAGTTTGTGATGTTGTTTTGAAATCTGAGTCTCTTTGGCCTGCTCATCAAGCTTCTCGTAAACATCATGAA GCAATTAACAATCTCAAGGCTAGTGCTGCTGCAGTAAATCGAGCTAATGGTGCAAAGCCTGATCCTTCTAAGGATATGGCGAGGCCAAAAACTGAACAGCGGGATGATTTACATAATCATAAGCCTGAACCTTCCAGTGGATTACCTAAACCTCGACCATCCTCTGTGCTTCCTTCTGATTTTTTTGACAATCATGAGGGAAAGAGGCAAAAGAAGG AAACTCAAGCGGTAGATCCCTTTGCCTCAAACAGTAAATTGGATGGCTTTGCTAAGAATAGAATTGCTGATACAAGTGTTGACATTCAGTTTTCCAAAGAAAAAGGCCTGACATCCAAAAAGACTGCTGTCCCTGAATCTAAGCAAGTCAAAGGAGCTCTTCCTGAGGGTTTTTTTGATGACAAAGATGCAGACCTTCGTGCACGTGGCATTACACCTGTTAAACTGGATGTCAA GGATGAGTACAAGGAATTTGAAAAGTTGATTCAGGAAGACTTGCAAGAAATCGATAATCGTTTGGAAGAAGAAGAG ATTGATGCTGCTGAAATGATAGAAGAGGCTGAAACTGTGGAGCAAAG GACCTATAGAGAGAGAGTGAAGATGTTgaggaggaagaaaatggagcTTAAAGCTGCTAGGTCTTCTGTGGATGGTAATGGTATtcaagatttgggcaagaaatcTATCAACGAGGAGTCATCAAGTGATGATGACAGTGATGAGAATTTAACAGTCGATTGGCGAGCAAAGCATTTGTAA
- the LOC140035014 gene encoding serine carboxypeptidase-like 27, whose protein sequence is MGRHYLTLFFVVVLPLFLLFGTCYSRINQDQERDRIKSLPGQPANVDFDQYSGYVTVNKKAGRALFYWFIESPASRAPESRPLLLWLNGGPGCSSVAYGATEEIGPFRVNPDGKTLFFNPYSWNKLANLLFVESPAGVGFSYSNTSSDLYTAGDQRTAEDAYTFLVQWFERFPQYKHREFYIAGESYAGHYVPQLSQIIYERNKGIENPVINFKGFMVGNAVTDDYHDYIGTFEYWWTHGLISDSTYKVLRETCDTGSSTHPSDDCVKSLLQAEKEQGNIDPYSIYTPPCNASSSLRRRFRVHFPWMPRAYDPCTERHSTVYFNLPEVQEAFHANTTGIPYPWKTCSDTVGIYWADAPLSVLPIYQGLMAAGLKIWVFSGDTDSVVPITATRYSIDALKLPTITNWYPWYDNKRVGGWSQVYKGLIFVTVTGAGHEVPLHRPRLAYILFRSFLENEPMPSS, encoded by the exons ATGGGACGCCATTACCTCACATTATTCTTTGTGGTAGTTTtaccattatttcttctttttggaACTTGTTATTCTCGGATTAACCAAGATCAAGAAAGAGATAGGATTAAATCTTTACCTGGGCAGCCTGCAAATGTAGATTTCGATCAGTATTCAGGTTATGTTACTGTAAATAAGAAAGCAGGGAGGGCTCTGTTTTACTGGTTCATCGAGTCGCCAGCAAGCAGAGCACCTGAGTCGAGGCCGCTACTTCTGTGGCTGAATGGAGGGCCAGGCTGTTCCTCTGTAGCTTATGGAGCTACGGAAGAGATTGGTCCTTTTCGCGTTAACCCTGATGGAAAGACTCTTTTTTTCAACCCTTATTCTTGGAACAAAT TGGCGaatttgctttttgttgaatcACCAGCTGGTGTCGGATTTTCATATTCAAACACATCATCCGATTTGTACACCGCAGGTGACCAGAGAACAG CCGAAGATGCATATACCTTTCTAGTTCAGTGGTTTGAAAGGTTTCCTCAATACAAGCATAGGGAATTTTACATTGCTGGAGAAAGTTATGCAG GACATTATGTTCCACAGCTGTCTCAGATTATCTatgaaagaaacaaaggaattgAGAATCCAGTTATTAATTTCAAGGGCTTCATG GTGGGCAATGCTGTTACTGATGACTACCATGATTACATTGGAACATTTGAGTACTGGTGGACGCACGGTTTAATTTCGGATTCCACCTACAAGGTTCTTCGTGAAACTTGTGATACGGGATCTTCTACACATCCGTCAGATGACTGTGTTAAGTCTCTTCTTCAGGCCGAAAAGGAGCAGGGGAACATTGACCCTTATAGCATATATACTCCTCCTTGCAATGCAAGTTCATCCCTGCGACGGAGATTTAGGGTTCACTTT CCCTGGATGCCCAGAGCATACGACCCGTGCACGGAAAGGCATTCCACAGTTTACTTCAATCTCCCAGAAGTTCAAGAGGCATTCCACGCCAACACAACTGGGATCCCTTACCCATGGAAAACATGCAG TGATACGGTTGGTATCTACTGGGCAGATGCTCCTCTATCGGTGCTTCCAATTTATCAAGGACTAATGGCAGCTGGTCTCAAGATATGGGTATTCAG TGGGGATACTGATTCAGTAGTTCCGATAACTGCGACTCGATACTCAATCGATGCTCTGAAGCTTCCAACTATTACTAACTGGTATCCGTGGTATGACAACAAAAGG GTTGGTGGATGGAGTCAAGTATACAAAGGGTTGATCTTTGTCACAGTGACTGGAGCAGGACATGAGGTGCCACTTCATCGCCCTCGGCTAGCTTATATTCTTTTCAGATCATTCTTGGAAAACGAGCCGATGCCCAGCTCTTGA
- the LOC140003983 gene encoding protein ABA AND ROS SENSITIVE 1-like isoform X1 yields MDAQAKKKALYRAKLNAQKKEKRIDSPLVRYNEHDQPVCKVCDVVLKSESLWPAHQASRKHHEAINNLKASAAAVNRANGAKPDPSKDMARPKTEQRDDLHNHKPEPSSGLPKPRPSSVLPSDFFDNHEGKRQKKDSDLGWNAPVVAETQAVDPFASNSKLDGFAKNRIADTSVDIQFSKEKGLTSKKTAVPESKQVKGALPEGFFDDKDADLRARGITPVKLDVKDEYKEFEKLIQEDLQEIDNRLEEEEIDAAEMIEEAETVEQRTYRERVKMLRRKKMELKAARSSVDGNGIQDLGKKSINEESSSDDDSDENLTVDWRAKHL; encoded by the exons ATGGATGCACAAGCAAAGAAGAAAGCGCTGTATAGGGCGAAATTAAATGCGCAGAAGAAAGAGAAGCGTATTGATTCTCCCCTTGTTAG GTACAACGAACATGATCAACCAGTATGTAAAGTTTGTGATGTTGTTTTGAAATCTGAGTCTCTTTGGCCTGCTCATCAAGCTTCTCGTAAACATCATGAA GCAATTAACAATCTCAAGGCTAGTGCTGCTGCAGTAAATCGAGCTAATGGTGCAAAGCCTGATCCTTCTAAGGATATGGCGAGGCCAAAAACTGAACAGCGGGATGATTTACATAATCATAAGCCTGAACCTTCCAGTGGATTACCTAAACCTCGACCATCCTCTGTGCTTCCTTCTGATTTTTTTGACAATCATGAGGGAAAGAGGCAAAAGAAGG ATTCTGACTTAGGTTGGAATGCTCCTGTGGTTGCAGAAACTCAAGCGGTAGATCCCTTTGCCTCAAACAGTAAATTGGATGGCTTTGCTAAGAATAGAATTGCTGATACAAGTGTTGACATTCAGTTTTCCAAAGAAAAAGGCCTGACATCCAAAAAGACTGCTGTCCCTGAATCTAAGCAAGTCAAAGGAGCTCTTCCTGAGGGTTTTTTTGATGACAAAGATGCAGACCTTCGTGCACGTGGCATTACACCTGTTAAACTGGATGTCAA GGATGAGTACAAGGAATTTGAAAAGTTGATTCAGGAAGACTTGCAAGAAATCGATAATCGTTTGGAAGAAGAAGAG ATTGATGCTGCTGAAATGATAGAAGAGGCTGAAACTGTGGAGCAAAG GACCTATAGAGAGAGAGTGAAGATGTTgaggaggaagaaaatggagcTTAAAGCTGCTAGGTCTTCTGTGGATGGTAATGGTATtcaagatttgggcaagaaatcTATCAACGAGGAGTCATCAAGTGATGATGACAGTGATGAGAATTTAACAGTCGATTGGCGAGCAAAGCATTTGTAA